The following are encoded in a window of Algiphilus aromaticivorans DG1253 genomic DNA:
- a CDS encoding heavy metal translocating P-type ATPase, which translates to MTADSQQTATLTVPGMGSDHCAGIVRSALERATGVASVQTNTAAHRVEVRYDGAQLDAGKLRGIVEGAGYDVAAVDDGGDAAVKLVVPGMGSDHCAGIVATALRRVDGVTAVDTNVASHTATVKGRASAEALRSAVEAAGYDVAETRQGEGREDARAEIEEAYLAQAKKRLWIAGVPTALIMSLMMPHMFWAPIPGYLAIVALLALPVVFLFGGWATHRSAFRSMASGGFNMDVLISLGSLPPYLIGLVGFVYPMTSFIEMASTIMTFHLLGRYLEARVKGNASQAIKRLLTLGAKTARVERDGAEVEVPINELAVGDVMVIRPGEKIPTDGEVIDGGSHVDESIATGESVPVEKGPGDEVLGATVNSEGRLRVRATRVGADTFLSQIIRLVDEAQGSKVPIQEFADRVTARFVPIVIAIAAASFLLWLLFADNLRPVLEWGATFLPWVDPGVATPVAAILAAVAVLVIACPCALGLATPTALMVGSGMGAERGVLIRSGEAIQTMKDIAVVVLDKTGTITRGQPVLTDVVAAEGFEENEVLRLAAAVENASEHPLARAVVDGARGRDLEIAEVGDFASVTARGVRGRVDNRDILIGNARLLGESGIDTGALESELKRLEEAGRTAVLVAADGKAIGIVACADSLKPDSADAIKAMHAMGLRVVMITGDNERAAKAVAAEVGIDEVQAGVLPEGKVAAIRALQERFGQRVAMVGDGINDAPALKQANIGIAIGAGADVAIEAADVTLVRGELGKVVEAIKLSRATFDKIVQNLWWASGYNLAAIPIAALGLLHPMIGVVAMTASSLSVIGNSIRLRRLPAE; encoded by the coding sequence ATGACCGCCGACTCGCAGCAGACCGCCACGCTCACCGTCCCGGGCATGGGCTCGGACCATTGCGCCGGCATCGTGCGCAGCGCACTGGAACGCGCCACCGGCGTGGCCAGTGTGCAGACCAACACGGCGGCGCACCGCGTCGAGGTGCGCTACGACGGCGCTCAACTCGACGCCGGCAAGCTGCGCGGCATCGTCGAAGGCGCCGGCTACGATGTCGCCGCCGTCGATGACGGCGGCGACGCCGCGGTGAAGCTGGTCGTGCCCGGCATGGGCTCGGACCACTGCGCCGGCATCGTCGCCACGGCGCTGCGGCGCGTCGACGGCGTGACGGCGGTCGATACCAACGTCGCCAGCCACACCGCCACGGTGAAGGGCCGCGCGAGCGCCGAGGCGCTGCGTTCAGCCGTCGAGGCCGCCGGCTACGACGTGGCCGAGACGCGCCAGGGCGAAGGCCGCGAGGATGCGCGCGCCGAAATCGAGGAAGCCTATCTGGCGCAGGCGAAGAAGCGGCTGTGGATCGCCGGCGTGCCCACCGCGCTCATCATGAGCCTGATGATGCCGCATATGTTCTGGGCTCCGATCCCGGGCTATCTGGCCATCGTCGCGCTGCTGGCCCTGCCGGTGGTCTTTCTCTTTGGGGGCTGGGCGACGCACCGCTCGGCATTCCGATCGATGGCCAGCGGCGGCTTCAACATGGATGTACTGATCTCGCTGGGCAGCCTGCCGCCCTATCTGATCGGCCTGGTCGGCTTCGTCTATCCGATGACCTCCTTCATCGAGATGGCATCCACGATCATGACCTTCCACCTGCTCGGTCGCTATCTGGAGGCGCGCGTCAAGGGCAATGCCTCGCAGGCCATCAAGCGGCTGCTCACCCTGGGCGCCAAGACGGCGCGCGTCGAGCGCGACGGCGCCGAAGTCGAGGTACCGATCAATGAGCTGGCGGTAGGCGATGTCATGGTCATCCGCCCGGGCGAGAAGATTCCCACCGACGGCGAAGTGATCGACGGCGGCAGCCACGTCGACGAGTCCATCGCCACCGGCGAATCCGTTCCGGTCGAGAAAGGCCCCGGCGACGAAGTGCTGGGCGCGACCGTCAACAGCGAGGGTCGCCTGCGCGTTCGCGCCACGCGCGTCGGCGCCGACACTTTCCTGTCGCAGATCATCCGCCTGGTCGACGAAGCGCAGGGCTCGAAGGTGCCCATCCAGGAGTTCGCCGACCGCGTCACGGCGCGCTTCGTGCCGATCGTCATCGCCATTGCCGCAGCCAGCTTTCTGCTCTGGCTGCTGTTTGCTGACAATCTGCGGCCGGTGCTCGAATGGGGCGCGACCTTCCTGCCGTGGGTGGACCCGGGCGTGGCCACGCCGGTGGCGGCCATTCTCGCGGCGGTGGCGGTGCTGGTCATCGCCTGCCCTTGCGCGCTGGGCCTGGCTACGCCCACCGCGCTGATGGTGGGCTCCGGCATGGGGGCCGAGCGCGGCGTGCTCATCCGCTCCGGCGAGGCTATCCAGACCATGAAGGACATCGCCGTGGTGGTGCTCGACAAGACCGGCACCATCACGCGCGGCCAGCCGGTGCTCACCGATGTCGTGGCTGCCGAGGGCTTTGAAGAGAACGAGGTGCTGCGCCTGGCCGCGGCCGTGGAGAATGCCTCCGAGCATCCGCTGGCACGCGCAGTGGTCGATGGCGCGCGCGGACGCGATCTGGAGATCGCCGAGGTCGGCGACTTCGCGTCGGTAACCGCCCGCGGCGTGCGCGGCCGCGTCGACAACCGGGACATCCTCATCGGCAACGCCCGACTACTGGGCGAGTCCGGGATCGATACCGGCGCTCTGGAATCCGAGCTGAAGCGGCTGGAAGAAGCCGGCCGCACGGCCGTGCTGGTGGCCGCCGACGGCAAGGCCATCGGCATCGTCGCCTGCGCCGACAGCCTCAAGCCGGACTCGGCCGACGCCATCAAGGCCATGCATGCCATGGGCCTGCGCGTGGTGATGATCACCGGCGACAACGAGCGCGCAGCAAAGGCCGTGGCCGCCGAGGTCGGCATCGACGAGGTCCAGGCCGGCGTGCTGCCGGAAGGCAAGGTTGCCGCCATCCGCGCACTGCAGGAGCGCTTCGGTCAGCGCGTTGCCATGGTGGGCGACGGCATCAACGACGCGCCGGCATTGAAGCAGGCGAATATCGGCATCGCTATCGGTGCCGGCGCGGATGTGGCAATCGAGGCCGCCGACGTCACGCTGGTGCGCGGCGAGCTGGGCAAGGTCGTCGAGGCCATCAAGCTGTCGCGCGCAACCTTCGACAAGATCGTGCAGAACCTGTGGTGGGCCTCGGGCTACAACCTGGCGGCCATTCCCATCGCCGCTCTGGGCCTGCTGCACCCGATGATCGGCGTCGTCGCCATGACTGCCAGCTCGCTGTCGGTGATCGGCAACTCCATCCGGCTGCGACGACTGCCCGCCGAGTGA
- a CDS encoding GGDEF domain-containing protein has product MLPLSSRPTEAAAPAPIDLLDSAVALTREKERAALRSSLLRTLSEMLPISELRMQDVAAATQEEAGEGWYMLPLAGVEREGRVLAVQLAEPRDGDERILQSFLRLYENFLAVIDESERDQLTGMLNRRAFDLRLGAVTSGLSGPLPSGQAWLALLDIDHFKRINDGYGHLFGDEVLVLLARLLRAHFGVREGVYRYGGEEFALVLAGETAEAVQRRLDGFRAVVAEQRFPGVGNVTLSAGFCAIARGVAPPLLVEYADRALYAAKDGGRDRVVAYESLPEARQRRSGDIELF; this is encoded by the coding sequence GTGCTCCCACTATCATCGCGTCCGACCGAGGCTGCGGCCCCGGCACCCATCGATCTGCTCGACTCGGCAGTGGCGCTGACTCGGGAGAAGGAGCGGGCGGCGCTGCGTTCCAGCCTGTTGCGCACGCTCTCGGAGATGCTGCCCATCAGCGAGTTGCGGATGCAGGATGTTGCTGCGGCGACACAGGAGGAAGCCGGCGAAGGTTGGTACATGCTGCCGCTGGCGGGGGTGGAACGCGAAGGACGCGTGCTGGCCGTACAACTCGCCGAGCCGCGCGATGGTGACGAGCGCATCCTGCAGAGCTTCTTGCGGCTCTACGAGAATTTTCTCGCTGTCATCGACGAATCCGAGCGCGACCAGCTCACCGGAATGCTCAACCGCCGCGCCTTCGACCTGCGGCTGGGTGCCGTCACATCGGGTCTGTCCGGCCCTCTGCCTTCCGGGCAGGCTTGGCTGGCGCTGCTCGATATTGATCATTTCAAGCGCATCAACGACGGCTACGGCCATCTCTTCGGCGACGAGGTGTTGGTGTTGCTGGCGCGCTTGCTGCGAGCCCATTTCGGCGTGCGCGAGGGTGTATACCGCTACGGTGGCGAGGAGTTCGCACTCGTGCTCGCTGGCGAGACGGCGGAGGCCGTGCAGCGGCGCCTGGACGGCTTCCGGGCGGTGGTTGCCGAACAGCGTTTCCCCGGTGTGGGGAATGTCACCCTCAGTGCGGGCTTCTGCGCGATCGCGCGCGGCGTGGCGCCGCCGCTGTTGGTGGAGTATGCCGACCGCGCGCTCTACGCCGCCAAAGACGGTGGGCGCGATCGCGTGGTTGCCTATGAGAGCCTGCCCGAAGCGCGCCAACGGCGCTCTGGCGATATCGAATTGTTCTGA
- a CDS encoding pyridoxine/pyridoxamine 5'-phosphate oxidase, with the protein MTASDHHYREAIAHLRHLIDQAYSMGERDPTAASLATADAQARPSVRIIAVARTEESGLLFFASSSSGKGQQMQANPRAALCFYWPGMQEQAVVEGKVVLLDTEASDRYWAKRPREAQLGAWMSEKGNSKAEGEAVKERLRGYKQEFDQQRVPRPDAWRAYRLEPDRIGFWPSGWHRLRARVDYRRDASGKWQRHQQQP; encoded by the coding sequence ATGACCGCCAGCGACCACCACTACCGCGAAGCCATAGCGCATCTGCGGCACCTTATCGACCAGGCCTACAGCATGGGCGAGCGCGATCCCACCGCCGCTTCGCTGGCCACCGCGGACGCCCAGGCGCGGCCCTCGGTGCGCATCATCGCGGTGGCCCGCACCGAGGAAAGCGGCCTGCTCTTCTTCGCGAGCAGCAGCAGCGGCAAGGGCCAACAGATGCAGGCCAATCCGCGCGCCGCACTCTGCTTCTACTGGCCCGGCATGCAGGAACAGGCCGTGGTCGAGGGCAAGGTCGTGCTGCTCGATACCGAGGCATCGGACCGCTACTGGGCGAAGCGACCGCGCGAAGCGCAGCTCGGCGCCTGGATGTCCGAGAAGGGCAACTCCAAAGCTGAAGGCGAGGCCGTCAAGGAGCGGCTGCGCGGCTACAAGCAGGAGTTCGACCAGCAGCGCGTGCCGCGCCCCGATGCTTGGCGCGCCTACCGCCTCGAGCCGGACCGCATCGGATTCTGGCCAAGTGGATGGCACCGACTGCGCGCGCGTGTCGACTACCGCCGCGACGCATCCGGAAAGTGGCAGCGCCACCAACAACAGCCCTGA
- a CDS encoding PepSY domain-containing protein, which translates to MSPKRLLFLGHRWLGVLLSLFFVLWFFSGMVMLYVGYPSTEHDRRIAGQPPLQAAHCCDAALPAITPDERPRLRMLDGRLWIGRDGQWRGAATGETMASLDAEAVRAMLGRRSDVAAGAIHRLQRIDDDQWTVSGRYDPHRPLYRVALEGGRWLHVSGTTGELLLDTTRAERAWNWVGAVSHWLYFTALRRHPGAWSELVIWLSVAGCAMALAGLWGGLKQWRWRRRKRGKSPIPYRGAAFWHHAGGLVFGGLIFSFILSGLFSMNPWGLFDLHGVSAQEHAALVGDAPPLPPEILADGLRDTLLRTGGFQPREAEAFAFGGRWWLRLRDGEETRLAPVAGGPLRETLPRDEVAAAADRLAMSAPERDRAWLRQADRYYYSSRGERVFPVLRLRLDDAEQRWFYLDPGSGRIALKADRARRAYRWWFNGLHSLDFPWLIHNRPLWDVVVIGVSLGGLLVAATGVLVGWRRLRTALLRPRQRS; encoded by the coding sequence ATGAGCCCCAAGCGCCTGCTCTTCCTGGGCCATCGCTGGCTCGGCGTGCTGCTCAGCCTATTCTTCGTGCTCTGGTTCTTCTCGGGCATGGTGATGCTCTACGTCGGCTATCCGTCCACCGAGCACGACCGACGGATTGCCGGGCAGCCGCCGCTGCAGGCAGCGCACTGCTGTGACGCCGCGTTGCCCGCCATCACTCCCGACGAGCGTCCGCGCCTGCGCATGCTGGACGGCCGGTTGTGGATCGGCCGCGACGGGCAGTGGCGGGGTGCCGCCACCGGCGAGACGATGGCGTCTCTGGATGCCGAGGCCGTGCGCGCGATGCTGGGGCGGCGTAGCGACGTCGCTGCCGGGGCGATCCACCGCCTGCAGCGAATCGACGACGATCAATGGACCGTCTCCGGCCGCTACGACCCGCACCGGCCGCTGTATCGGGTCGCGCTGGAGGGTGGGCGCTGGCTGCATGTCTCCGGCACCACCGGCGAGCTGCTGCTGGACACCACCCGCGCCGAGCGTGCCTGGAACTGGGTGGGGGCGGTGAGTCACTGGCTCTATTTCACGGCGCTGCGGCGCCATCCCGGCGCCTGGAGCGAACTCGTCATCTGGCTGTCAGTGGCCGGTTGTGCGATGGCACTGGCTGGCCTCTGGGGCGGGTTGAAGCAGTGGCGCTGGCGGCGTCGCAAGCGGGGCAAATCGCCCATTCCCTATCGCGGTGCCGCCTTCTGGCATCACGCCGGCGGGCTCGTCTTCGGCGGGCTGATCTTCAGCTTCATTCTCAGCGGGCTCTTCTCGATGAATCCCTGGGGACTCTTCGATTTGCACGGCGTCAGCGCGCAGGAGCACGCTGCACTCGTCGGCGACGCGCCGCCACTACCCCCGGAGATCCTCGCCGACGGTCTGCGTGACACGTTGCTTCGCACCGGCGGCTTCCAGCCGCGTGAGGCCGAGGCCTTCGCCTTCGGTGGTCGCTGGTGGTTGCGCCTGCGCGATGGCGAAGAAACGCGTCTGGCACCCGTTGCCGGTGGGCCGCTGCGCGAGACGCTGCCGCGCGACGAAGTTGCGGCCGCGGCCGATCGCCTGGCGATGTCGGCGCCCGAGCGCGACCGCGCCTGGCTGCGGCAGGCCGATCGCTACTACTACAGCAGCCGGGGCGAGCGCGTCTTCCCGGTGCTGCGGCTGCGTCTCGACGACGCCGAGCAGCGCTGGTTCTACCTCGATCCGGGCAGCGGGCGCATCGCGCTGAAGGCGGACCGCGCGCGTCGTGCCTATCGCTGGTGGTTCAACGGGCTGCATTCCCTGGATTTTCCCTGGCTGATCCACAACCGTCCGCTCTGGGATGTTGTCGTCATCGGGGTCAGTCTCGGCGGGCTGCTGGTGGCGGCCACCGGCGTGCTGGTGGGCTGGCGCCGCCTGCGCACGGCACTGTTGCGGCCGCGGCAGCGCTCCTAG
- a CDS encoding TonB-dependent receptor plug domain-containing protein — translation MQYRKGMRAVAAGALLGAFATATWAADHVEQLEAVEVRGEPAERQLSEELADYGNRVEIVERERISASGAVDIAQALQMLAPGLHLAPKHGRFDYADISLQGSRNADVLFLIDGVRVNNRLFAGTSPLDTLSTNMVERIEILKGGQSLFYGTQAVAGVVNIVTREFAEAAEGELALGAGDLGEQQLEGWVADAAGNSRFVLSGSHARGDGYQPYRDAHLESSAERGRERGYEVTSLAGRAQRSFGDNARLTGSYVRTEAALDFARPTDNFSTINDRDQQLATLNWDHRFDNGFSYFLKAYWHRWDTEYTRLYTTEDPDRLEVVNDRDPWGFDDYGLNVMGRYRFNGGSEWVFGVDGQRYSGQDAVVNISTQSETVYAAFLQFRPRLALLPHTALAVGARHSRADLGGSNTIWDATARHALGGGHYLRAKAGSAFRLPDAYQLYARDPDHTRGNENLDGEQSLNFELGYGGSAALAGAYLSWELMAFHRRIEDLIASVPDESGRSTFVNTDERVRSQGADIVGRWSTGSGWRGHLGATVARARERGSSEQIDGIPRFFAKASLGRDHAGGRWGWTLAAVHVGRTNDTLPDGLGRQRYGNHEIVDLSTYWQPTAGSPHRFQLRLENALDATYASGITSAERDVDDTPYRVDNLGMPRNIQLRYRYRLL, via the coding sequence ATGCAGTACCGCAAGGGAATGCGCGCCGTGGCAGCGGGCGCGCTACTGGGCGCTTTCGCAACCGCAACCTGGGCCGCCGACCACGTCGAGCAGCTGGAGGCCGTGGAAGTGCGCGGCGAGCCGGCCGAACGACAGCTCTCCGAGGAGCTCGCCGACTACGGCAACCGCGTCGAAATCGTCGAGCGCGAGCGCATCAGCGCCTCCGGCGCGGTCGACATCGCGCAGGCGCTGCAGATGCTGGCGCCGGGCCTGCATCTGGCGCCCAAGCACGGGCGCTTCGATTACGCCGACATCTCGCTGCAGGGCTCGCGCAACGCCGATGTGCTTTTCCTGATCGACGGCGTGCGCGTCAACAACCGGCTCTTCGCCGGCACCTCGCCGCTCGACACGCTCAGCACCAACATGGTCGAGCGCATCGAGATCCTGAAGGGCGGGCAGAGCCTGTTCTACGGCACGCAGGCAGTGGCCGGCGTGGTCAATATCGTCACACGCGAATTCGCCGAAGCCGCCGAGGGCGAGCTGGCGCTGGGCGCCGGCGATCTCGGCGAGCAGCAGCTCGAGGGCTGGGTGGCCGATGCCGCCGGCAACAGCCGCTTCGTGCTTTCCGGCAGTCACGCCCGCGGCGACGGCTACCAGCCCTATCGTGACGCGCATCTGGAGTCCAGCGCCGAGCGCGGCCGCGAGCGCGGCTACGAAGTCACCAGCCTGGCCGGCCGCGCCCAGCGCAGTTTCGGCGATAACGCGCGGCTGACGGGCAGCTATGTGCGCACCGAAGCCGCGCTGGATTTCGCGCGCCCGACGGACAATTTCAGCACCATCAACGACCGCGACCAGCAACTCGCCACGCTGAACTGGGATCACCGCTTCGACAACGGCTTCAGCTATTTCCTCAAGGCCTACTGGCACCGCTGGGACACCGAGTACACGCGGCTGTATACCACCGAGGATCCCGACCGCCTGGAAGTCGTCAACGACCGCGACCCCTGGGGCTTCGATGACTACGGTCTCAACGTCATGGGGCGCTACCGCTTCAACGGCGGCAGCGAGTGGGTCTTCGGCGTCGACGGCCAGCGCTATTCCGGCCAGGACGCGGTGGTCAACATCAGCACCCAGAGCGAGACCGTCTACGCCGCCTTCCTGCAGTTCCGGCCACGGCTGGCGCTGCTGCCGCATACCGCGCTGGCCGTCGGCGCGCGCCATAGCCGTGCGGACCTCGGCGGCAGCAACACCATCTGGGACGCCACCGCGCGTCACGCGCTTGGCGGCGGCCACTATCTGCGCGCCAAGGCCGGCAGCGCCTTCCGCCTGCCGGACGCCTACCAGCTCTACGCCCGCGACCCGGACCATACCCGCGGCAACGAGAACCTCGACGGCGAGCAGAGCCTGAACTTCGAGCTCGGCTACGGCGGCAGCGCCGCTCTGGCCGGCGCCTACCTGAGCTGGGAGCTGATGGCCTTCCATCGGCGCATCGAGGATCTGATCGCCTCGGTACCGGACGAGAGCGGCCGCTCCACCTTCGTCAACACCGACGAGCGCGTACGCAGCCAGGGCGCGGACATCGTCGGCCGCTGGAGCACCGGCAGCGGTTGGCGCGGCCATCTGGGCGCGACGGTGGCACGCGCCCGCGAACGCGGCAGCAGCGAGCAGATCGACGGCATTCCGCGCTTCTTCGCCAAGGCCAGCCTCGGTCGCGACCATGCCGGCGGCCGCTGGGGCTGGACGCTGGCGGCGGTGCATGTCGGCCGCACCAACGACACGCTACCCGACGGCCTCGGCCGGCAGCGCTACGGCAACCACGAGATCGTCGACCTCAGCACCTACTGGCAGCCCACAGCAGGTAGCCCGCACCGCTTCCAGCTGCGGCTGGAGAACGCGCTGGACGCCACCTACGCCAGCGGTATCACGAGCGCCGAGCGCGACGTCGATGACACGCCCTATCGCGTGGACAACCTCGGCATGCCGCGCAACATCCAGCTGCGCTACCGCTACCGCTTGCTGTGA
- a CDS encoding putative bifunctional diguanylate cyclase/phosphodiesterase, producing MQSPRPLIRRLSAPGEASQPPSPERQAVRASGVYVLLALAWISAGDFLLSEYLFAPATSWWQHSLKGLLFVAITSLALYFLLRSTLRREARLRKDAEASTERLRMALQGTGAATWIYEASGREQALEQGRMQPSPELKALAGRQADEAPHDLKGWIALVHPDDRLRMEQLSGKARSDQLSEIELGFRVRHRDGDWRWLRTRARREQDADGRNYWLGIVWDVTAEHRSTELGSLLTSLFDNAREGILVLTNSGRILRANSTAARLLQASSEQIEGRRFDGTLLGLGEERLLDEALRAARHRSYWAGDFRGRDADGARCLWSLRVSVVHSSAGSHAGFLIILNDVSSEADTRERLRLLTHFDPVTGLPNAAHFRDLADAELATAPGLQRVLMALDLDRFQPINETFGTSAGDMVLAECGARLQRLCSTGGAASRAYGDSFAILSPPLPDDTAVTSWLQQVERALAQPISVQARNLRLTFSAGAAVWPEDGEDTAELQAHAETALTRARTTGGACCIRYKAAYSRVSAQELALEEALRTALEDDDIDCFLQPIVALDDGRVLGAEALARWRHDGQWISPAAFAPMAEARGMAGALAEAMLRKAADAIRRLQAERPLPEGFRVSVNLSALQVDESLPDFVCDAITRSGMPASRLCLELTESAVMQHPDIAIPALEKLRATGITLSLDDFGTGYSSLTQLQRLPLDFLKLDRDFVARLPEDEASLEIVRAIIALARILDLQTIAEGVENEAQRDSLRELGCDAMQGFLLLPGVAPEDFARWLADQSVTDSKT from the coding sequence ATGCAGAGCCCGCGTCCGCTGATCCGTCGCCTTAGCGCACCGGGCGAGGCATCGCAGCCGCCAAGCCCCGAGAGACAGGCTGTACGAGCCAGCGGGGTCTACGTGCTGCTGGCACTGGCGTGGATCAGCGCGGGTGACTTCCTGCTCTCCGAATATCTGTTTGCACCCGCCACGTCTTGGTGGCAACACAGCCTCAAGGGGCTGCTATTCGTCGCAATTACCAGCCTGGCGCTCTACTTTCTATTGCGGAGCACGCTGCGGCGCGAGGCGCGGCTGCGCAAGGACGCGGAAGCCAGCACCGAGCGCCTGCGCATGGCGCTGCAGGGCACCGGCGCCGCCACCTGGATCTACGAGGCGAGCGGCCGCGAGCAGGCGCTCGAGCAGGGCCGCATGCAGCCGTCCCCCGAGCTCAAGGCCCTGGCGGGCCGCCAAGCCGACGAAGCCCCGCACGATCTCAAGGGCTGGATCGCCCTGGTACACCCCGACGATCGCCTGCGCATGGAGCAGCTGTCGGGCAAAGCCCGCAGCGATCAGCTGAGCGAAATCGAGCTCGGCTTCCGCGTCCGCCACCGCGACGGCGACTGGCGCTGGCTGCGCACGCGCGCACGGCGCGAGCAGGACGCGGATGGCCGCAACTACTGGCTGGGAATCGTCTGGGATGTCACCGCCGAGCACCGCAGCACCGAGCTCGGCAGCCTGCTGACCTCGCTGTTCGACAATGCGCGCGAGGGCATCCTCGTACTCACCAACAGCGGCCGCATCCTGCGCGCCAACAGCACCGCAGCGCGGCTACTTCAAGCCAGCAGCGAGCAGATCGAGGGACGGCGCTTCGACGGAACGCTGCTCGGGCTCGGGGAGGAGCGGCTGCTGGACGAGGCGCTGCGGGCGGCGCGCCACCGCAGCTACTGGGCCGGTGACTTCCGCGGCCGCGACGCCGACGGCGCGCGCTGCCTGTGGTCGCTGCGCGTATCGGTCGTGCACAGCAGCGCGGGCAGCCACGCCGGCTTCCTGATCATCCTCAACGACGTCAGCAGCGAAGCCGACACACGCGAACGCCTGCGACTCCTGACCCATTTCGACCCCGTCACCGGGCTGCCCAACGCCGCGCATTTCCGGGACCTTGCCGATGCCGAGCTGGCCACCGCGCCCGGCCTGCAGCGTGTGCTGATGGCCCTGGACCTGGACCGCTTCCAGCCCATCAACGAGACTTTCGGCACCAGCGCCGGCGACATGGTGCTCGCCGAATGCGGCGCGCGTCTGCAACGACTCTGCTCCACGGGCGGCGCCGCCAGCCGCGCCTACGGAGACAGCTTCGCCATCCTGAGCCCGCCGCTACCCGACGACACCGCTGTTACCTCCTGGCTGCAGCAGGTCGAACGCGCGTTGGCGCAACCGATCAGCGTGCAGGCGCGCAACCTGCGCCTCACCTTCAGTGCCGGTGCGGCCGTCTGGCCCGAGGATGGCGAGGACACTGCCGAGTTGCAGGCGCATGCCGAAACGGCGCTGACACGCGCGCGCACGACCGGCGGCGCCTGCTGCATCCGTTACAAGGCAGCCTATAGCCGGGTCAGCGCACAGGAGCTGGCGCTGGAGGAGGCGCTGCGCACGGCGTTGGAGGACGACGATATCGACTGCTTTCTGCAGCCGATCGTCGCGCTCGACGACGGGCGCGTACTGGGCGCCGAGGCTCTGGCCCGCTGGCGCCACGACGGGCAGTGGATCTCCCCGGCGGCCTTCGCGCCCATGGCCGAAGCACGCGGCATGGCCGGCGCGCTCGCCGAGGCCATGCTGCGCAAGGCAGCGGATGCGATCCGACGGCTGCAGGCGGAGAGGCCTCTACCCGAAGGCTTCCGCGTCAGCGTCAACCTTTCGGCGCTGCAGGTGGACGAGAGCCTGCCCGATTTCGTTTGCGATGCGATCACGCGCAGCGGCATGCCGGCTTCGCGTCTCTGCCTGGAGCTGACCGAATCGGCCGTGATGCAGCACCCGGACATTGCGATACCCGCGCTGGAGAAACTGCGCGCGACTGGAATCACCTTGTCGCTGGACGATTTCGGCACCGGCTATTCCTCGCTGACCCAGCTGCAGCGCCTGCCGCTCGACTTCCTCAAGCTCGACCGCGACTTCGTTGCGCGCCTGCCCGAGGACGAGGCATCGCTGGAGATCGTGCGCGCCATCATCGCGCTGGCGCGCATCCTGGATCTGCAGACTATCGCCGAAGGTGTCGAGAACGAGGCGCAGCGCGACAGCCTGCGCGAACTCGGCTGCGACGCCATGCAGGGCTTCCTGCTGCTGCCGGGCGTGGCGCCTGAGGATTTCGCTCGCTGGCTGGCCGATCAATCCGTCACGGACAGCAAGACTTGA